The Solibacillus sp. FSL W7-1436 genome window below encodes:
- a CDS encoding DEAD/DEAH box helicase, producing MEQLVKKLEASLHKGFIDQSKAVSSQFKPKLLSNKAHENVLSTLLQEMKTCKTFTFSVAFITEGGLATIKTMLYDLEKKGIRGRILTSTFLSFNQPKMFKELLKLTNVEVRVTDVKGFHSKGYIFEHDQHYSLIVGSSNLTDSALKANFEWNVYLTSLENGEVINHFKSQFEQQWNSAIPLSEEWIAHYQINYEKPEFNSKVASPPLYVTNPLKESLKIQPNKMQTAALEQLKLLRQSGANRGLIISATGTGKTYLSAFDVRNAAPKRMLFIVHREQILKKAMQDFRNILLGDPQDYGILSGNSKDLNARYLFATVQTISRDPYLQQFAKDHFDYILIDEVHRAGAESYLKIMNYFEPQFLLGMTATPERTDNFNIYELFDYNVAYEIRLQAALEEDMLCPFHYFGVTDYELDGELIDETADLQKLIHRERIDHIIEKISYYGFSGDRVRGLMFCSTKEEARTLSNLLNIRGYKTTALTGDHSQEEREEAIAKLENSELEYILTVDIFNEGIDIPFINQIVMLRQTQSSIIFIQQLGRGLRKHNVKEYVTIIDFIGNYKNNYLIPIALSGDKSMNKDNVRRNTVNTDYIQGVSTINFEEIAKKQIFDAINNANLSTLKMLRDSYSELKNRIGRIPMLKDFIEQNSLDPEVIISYSPTYYDFLMKMKEDIPSITDYEKSVLSFIGKDFLSGKRIHEILLLQLLLEEEESISEQSYLSALQAQNAYIHKGTIEGIENVFSLNFFVEADNKKFGNKPLIIKSNSRYMFNEELQLSLRDENFKQYFVDLLECAFMKNKQFNNHEPFKLYEKYSRREVCRLLDWEKNEEGTLNGGRPKNGDFPIFVNYHKNDENDLETNYMDEFLSDDTFKWCSTKNRYIDKSKDMQILIHSVENGTNVYLFVKKDNGEGKDFYYLGRCAVNPSTAKPERILDKGKYYPVVTMEMVLEQPIQYDIYHYLVEE from the coding sequence ATGGAGCAGTTAGTTAAAAAACTTGAAGCTTCTTTACATAAAGGTTTTATCGATCAATCAAAGGCCGTCTCCTCACAGTTTAAACCGAAATTATTGTCCAATAAAGCACATGAAAATGTCCTTTCGACACTTTTACAAGAAATGAAAACATGTAAAACGTTTACCTTTTCTGTGGCATTCATTACAGAAGGTGGATTAGCTACAATTAAAACGATGCTATATGACCTTGAGAAAAAAGGCATTCGTGGTCGTATATTAACGTCTACCTTTTTAAGCTTTAATCAGCCAAAAATGTTTAAAGAACTGCTCAAATTAACGAATGTAGAAGTTCGTGTTACCGATGTGAAAGGCTTTCACTCAAAAGGCTATATTTTCGAGCATGATCAGCATTATTCATTAATTGTTGGAAGTTCTAATTTAACGGATAGCGCACTAAAAGCAAACTTTGAATGGAATGTTTATTTAACTTCTCTTGAAAATGGTGAAGTTATCAATCATTTTAAAAGTCAGTTTGAACAGCAATGGAATAGTGCCATCCCGTTAAGTGAAGAGTGGATTGCTCACTATCAAATTAATTATGAGAAGCCAGAGTTTAACAGTAAAGTCGCATCACCACCTTTATATGTAACAAACCCATTAAAAGAGAGTTTAAAAATACAACCTAACAAAATGCAAACTGCCGCGCTTGAGCAGTTAAAGCTCCTTCGCCAAAGTGGTGCAAACCGCGGTCTTATCATTTCAGCAACTGGAACAGGTAAAACTTATTTATCTGCGTTTGATGTTCGAAATGCTGCACCAAAACGTATGTTATTTATCGTGCACCGTGAACAAATTTTGAAAAAGGCGATGCAAGATTTCCGTAATATTTTACTAGGTGATCCTCAAGACTATGGGATTTTATCAGGAAATTCAAAAGATCTAAATGCACGCTATTTATTTGCAACGGTCCAGACCATTTCACGTGACCCTTATTTACAGCAGTTTGCTAAAGATCATTTTGACTATATTTTAATTGATGAAGTTCATCGAGCAGGTGCGGAATCATATTTAAAAATTATGAATTACTTTGAACCTCAATTTTTGTTAGGAATGACGGCGACACCAGAACGTACAGATAACTTCAACATTTATGAACTATTTGATTATAATGTCGCCTATGAAATTCGCCTTCAAGCAGCATTAGAAGAAGACATGCTCTGCCCTTTCCACTATTTCGGTGTGACGGACTATGAGCTTGATGGTGAACTCATCGATGAAACAGCAGATTTACAAAAGCTAATTCATCGTGAACGAATCGATCATATTATCGAAAAAATTTCGTATTACGGGTTTTCTGGGGATCGCGTTCGTGGATTAATGTTTTGCAGTACGAAGGAAGAAGCTCGCACTCTATCCAACTTACTGAATATACGTGGGTATAAAACGACTGCATTGACTGGAGACCACTCTCAAGAAGAACGTGAAGAAGCAATTGCTAAATTAGAAAATAGTGAGCTGGAATATATTTTGACGGTAGATATTTTTAACGAAGGTATCGATATTCCCTTCATTAACCAAATTGTCATGCTTCGCCAAACACAATCTAGTATCATCTTTATTCAACAGCTTGGTCGAGGGTTACGGAAACATAATGTGAAGGAATATGTAACGATTATCGATTTTATCGGCAACTATAAAAATAACTATTTAATTCCGATCGCCCTATCTGGTGATAAGTCGATGAACAAAGATAATGTTCGCCGCAACACGGTTAATACAGATTATATTCAAGGGGTTTCAACGATTAACTTTGAAGAGATTGCGAAAAAGCAAATTTTTGATGCGATAAATAATGCAAATTTATCGACATTAAAAATGTTACGAGATAGCTATTCTGAGCTTAAAAATCGGATTGGACGTATTCCAATGCTTAAAGATTTTATCGAACAAAATTCTTTAGATCCGGAAGTCATTATTAGCTACTCTCCTACCTATTATGATTTTTTAATGAAGATGAAAGAAGATATCCCTTCAATTACCGATTACGAAAAATCCGTCCTATCATTCATTGGAAAGGATTTCTTATCAGGGAAAAGAATTCATGAAATTTTATTGTTGCAACTTCTTTTAGAGGAAGAAGAATCTATTTCAGAACAAAGCTACCTTTCAGCATTGCAAGCTCAAAATGCTTATATTCATAAAGGTACAATTGAAGGCATTGAAAATGTGTTTTCTTTAAACTTTTTTGTAGAAGCTGACAATAAAAAATTCGGAAATAAACCATTAATCATTAAATCGAATTCACGCTATATGTTTAATGAGGAATTGCAACTATCACTTCGAGATGAAAATTTCAAACAGTACTTCGTTGATTTACTTGAATGTGCCTTTATGAAAAACAAACAATTCAATAATCACGAACCATTTAAACTATACGAAAAATACTCTCGCCGTGAAGTATGTCGCTTACTAGACTGGGAAAAGAACGAGGAAGGAACATTAAATGGTGGTCGTCCGAAAAACGGTGATTTCCCTATTTTCGTAAATTATCATAAAAATGATGAAAATGACCTTGAAACAAACTATATGGATGAATTTTTATCCGACGATACATTTAAATGGTGTTCAACAAAAAATCGATATATCGATAAATCAAAGGATATGCAAATCCTTATTCACTCTGTTGAAAATGGGACAAACGTTTATCTGTTTGTAAAAAAAGACAATGGTGAAGGTAAAGATTTCTATTACCTAGGTCGATGTGCTGTAAACCCAAGCACTGCAAAGCCTGAAAGAATTTTGGATAAGGGGAAATATTATCCTGTCGTTACAATGGAAATGGTACTGGAACAACCAATCCAATACGACATCTACCACTATTTAGTAGAGGAATAA
- a CDS encoding (deoxy)nucleoside triphosphate pyrophosphohydrolase, with protein sequence MKKQVHVVGAIIENDKQEIYCAQRSPQMSLPNYWEFPGGKIEKDETPQQALKREIFEEFTCEIAVGDKVEDTTYDYGTFIVRLETYMAKIVNGTPVALEHSDTKWVKRTSLNELDFAPADIPAIEKLLK encoded by the coding sequence ATGAAAAAACAAGTACACGTAGTTGGAGCTATTATCGAAAACGATAAACAGGAAATTTACTGTGCACAACGTAGCCCTCAAATGTCATTACCAAACTATTGGGAATTCCCAGGTGGAAAGATCGAGAAAGATGAAACTCCACAGCAAGCATTAAAACGCGAAATTTTTGAAGAATTCACTTGTGAAATTGCTGTTGGTGATAAAGTTGAAGACACAACTTATGATTATGGTACGTTTATCGTTCGTCTTGAAACATATATGGCGAAAATTGTGAATGGAACACCTGTTGCTTTAGAGCATTCAGATACGAAGTGGGTAAAGCGAACATCCCTCAATGAACTAGATTTTGCACCAGCAGATATTCCAGCAATCGAAAAATTATTAAAATAA
- a CDS encoding IclR family transcriptional regulator, with protein MKNNGEVNSVKNALKILKAFKINNHQKGVLDLADELGISKSSVHRLLKTLESEGFVAKAKNNAKYELGMSLIELNSIYLKHLDIYDVTLESMMKIITLTGETSHLAILKNDAIVYLNKLSNQQTMEVESHIGHSNYLHCTASGRVLLAYSSIATIQRILEQPLQRFTPRTIVDAKLLQKELQNTKEKGYAVVRGEYRANMTSIAVPIKNLQSKVIAALNIVAPTNRLTDEKINYYVRLLCEESTKITKKIGYLSFQ; from the coding sequence ATGAAGAATAATGGCGAAGTTAATTCCGTTAAAAACGCATTGAAAATTTTGAAGGCTTTTAAAATAAACAATCATCAAAAAGGTGTATTAGATCTTGCAGATGAGTTGGGGATTAGTAAAAGCAGTGTACATAGATTGTTGAAAACATTGGAATCAGAAGGCTTTGTGGCAAAAGCTAAGAACAACGCCAAATACGAATTAGGCATGTCATTAATTGAATTGAACTCCATTTATTTAAAACATTTGGATATTTACGATGTGACGTTAGAAAGTATGATGAAAATCATCACATTAACCGGAGAAACTTCTCATTTAGCCATTTTAAAAAATGATGCTATCGTTTACCTTAATAAATTGTCAAACCAGCAAACGATGGAAGTAGAATCACATATAGGACATTCAAATTATTTGCACTGTACTGCAAGCGGCCGCGTATTATTGGCGTATAGCAGCATTGCTACGATTCAGCGAATTCTCGAACAACCTTTGCAAAGGTTCACCCCCCGCACAATAGTAGATGCGAAACTGTTGCAAAAAGAGTTGCAAAACACAAAGGAAAAAGGATATGCAGTTGTAAGAGGTGAGTACCGTGCAAATATGACATCTATTGCCGTACCCATTAAAAATCTGCAAAGCAAAGTAATTGCAGCACTGAATATAGTTGCCCCTACCAATCGGTTAACAGATGAAAAAATAAATTATTATGTAAGATTGCTTTGTGAGGAATCCACAAAAATTACGAAGAAGATTGGGTATTTGTCTTTTCAGTGA
- a CDS encoding catechol 2,3-dioxygenase: MNNYVEPIFDVAQIAHVEVLSNTPEESIKFYTEMLGMAVVDVIGKQTFLRAYEENYKYSLIITESDYSGLGHVAWRTTSPQALERRVKAIEASGYGIGWQNENYGHGPSYAFTTPDGHNMEVFWEVEYFDCPEENKSKLLSRFSKRPNRGVPVRRLDHINLFSSNPKADTEFLIEVLGFKLREQIVDGEFVVGSWISASNLVHEIAFMAEPTGAKGKLHHICYWYGIPQNLYEVGDLLKDHGYFIEIPPNKHGVSQAFCMYAYEPSGLRVELFGDAGYLIFDPDWKPITWQMADVPGNGDTWVGAAFPDSFWTYGVGKIAEKVTNE, from the coding sequence ATGAATAATTATGTAGAGCCAATCTTTGATGTAGCACAAATCGCACATGTTGAGGTACTTTCTAACACGCCTGAGGAATCGATTAAATTTTACACAGAAATGTTAGGTATGGCTGTTGTAGATGTTATTGGTAAACAAACATTTTTACGTGCTTATGAAGAAAATTATAAATACTCCTTAATTATTACTGAATCTGATTATTCAGGTTTGGGACATGTAGCATGGCGCACAACATCTCCGCAAGCTTTAGAGCGTCGGGTCAAAGCAATTGAAGCAAGTGGATATGGTATTGGTTGGCAAAACGAAAATTATGGACATGGCCCTTCTTATGCATTCACAACTCCTGATGGTCATAACATGGAAGTTTTTTGGGAGGTAGAGTACTTTGATTGTCCTGAAGAGAACAAGTCTAAGTTACTTTCGCGATTTAGTAAGCGTCCAAATCGTGGTGTCCCAGTGCGTCGACTAGACCATATTAATTTATTCTCTTCAAATCCTAAAGCTGATACAGAATTTTTGATTGAAGTATTAGGGTTTAAACTTCGTGAACAAATTGTTGACGGTGAGTTTGTCGTAGGATCTTGGATTAGTGCTTCTAACCTCGTTCATGAAATCGCTTTCATGGCTGAGCCTACAGGTGCTAAAGGGAAATTACATCATATTTGCTATTGGTATGGCATACCTCAAAATTTATACGAAGTTGGCGATTTGTTGAAAGACCATGGATACTTTATTGAAATTCCGCCAAATAAGCATGGGGTTAGCCAAGCATTTTGTATGTATGCCTATGAACCAAGCGGGTTGCGGGTCGAATTGTTTGGAGATGCAGGTTACTTAATCTTTGACCCGGATTGGAAACCGATCACTTGGCAAATGGCTGATGTCCCAGGTAATGGTGATACATGGGTAGGGGCAGCCTTCCCTGACTCTTTCTGGACATACGGTGTAGGTAAAATAGCTGAAAAAGTTACAAACGAATAG
- a CDS encoding acetaldehyde dehydrogenase (acetylating), with amino-acid sequence MTKVPVAILGSGNIGTDLMMKILKADGHLDLVLVAGIDPASDGLKRAKEAGIATTAEGIHGIIDHGSVQIVFDATSAYSHIEHAKILKENGIVAIDLTPAAIGPYVIPSINIEKHINEMNINMVSCSGQATTPLVYAVSQIAEVLYSEIIATISSPSIGLGTRQNLDEFTITTANAAKIVGGAQSARAMPVINAAEPPILMNNTVYAVLEDDIDPVQLQKSVEDVVQKVKQYVPGYRLKGQPIVDERETPWGNRKVVIIMNEVEGAGDYFPKYAGNLDIMTAAALQVGEKIAENMLKGAALK; translated from the coding sequence ATGACTAAAGTTCCAGTAGCAATTTTAGGAAGCGGCAACATCGGTACAGACTTGATGATGAAAATCTTAAAAGCTGATGGACATTTAGATTTAGTTCTGGTGGCAGGTATTGATCCTGCCTCAGACGGTCTAAAGCGTGCCAAAGAAGCCGGGATAGCAACAACTGCAGAGGGTATTCACGGGATTATCGACCACGGTTCCGTACAAATTGTTTTTGATGCTACAAGTGCGTATTCACATATTGAGCACGCAAAAATCCTTAAAGAAAATGGAATTGTAGCGATTGATCTTACACCTGCAGCAATCGGACCGTATGTAATTCCAAGTATTAATATAGAAAAACATATCAATGAAATGAATATTAACATGGTGTCTTGCAGCGGGCAGGCTACAACACCGCTTGTTTATGCAGTGAGCCAAATTGCAGAAGTGCTCTACAGCGAGATTATCGCTACCATTTCAAGCCCATCCATCGGTTTAGGAACACGCCAGAACTTGGATGAATTTACGATTACAACTGCCAATGCAGCAAAAATAGTGGGTGGTGCGCAATCAGCACGCGCTATGCCGGTCATCAATGCGGCGGAGCCTCCTATTTTAATGAACAATACCGTTTATGCGGTACTGGAAGATGATATTGATCCAGTCCAATTACAGAAATCTGTAGAAGATGTCGTACAAAAGGTGAAGCAATATGTACCAGGTTACCGACTGAAAGGGCAACCGATTGTCGATGAACGCGAAACTCCTTGGGGCAACCGTAAAGTGGTCATTATAATGAATGAGGTAGAAGGCGCGGGTGATTATTTCCCGAAATATGCCGGTAATCTCGACATTATGACAGCTGCGGCTTTACAAGTTGGAGAAAAAATTGCAGAAAATATGCTGAAGGGGGCTGCTTTAAAGTGA
- the dmpG gene encoding 4-hydroxy-2-oxovalerate aldolase: MTKILIGDTTLRDGSHAVSHSFTPQFVEQIVAELAAANIPLIEVSHGAGLQGSTIQQGFSKYDEMKLIEAAVKVKGQSKIASLFVPGIGTRPAIVEAANIGIDALRIAVHCTEANISQQYFEEAKKQNLDAYGFLMMSHSTTPQRLAEEAKKMEEYGADGVYIVDSAGALVPKTVIERVNALKETLSIQVGFHGHNNLGLAVGNSLTAIEHGATLIDGTLRGLGAGAGNAPLEVLIAAMVKSNIETPIVLSTLMNAAEELVAPEMHYLPFIDRENLSSGYAGVYNSFLLHVRKAAEKFQVDAVSIIEELGKRNAVAGQEDWIIDVAMELSSKKVEV; the protein is encoded by the coding sequence GTGACCAAAATTCTAATCGGAGATACTACATTGCGTGATGGTTCACATGCTGTCAGCCATTCCTTTACTCCACAATTTGTTGAACAGATTGTTGCCGAATTAGCGGCAGCGAATATTCCTTTAATCGAAGTAAGCCACGGTGCAGGACTTCAAGGCTCCACGATTCAGCAAGGCTTTTCTAAATACGACGAGATGAAGCTGATCGAGGCAGCCGTGAAAGTAAAAGGCCAATCTAAAATTGCTTCATTGTTCGTTCCGGGTATTGGAACACGTCCAGCTATTGTAGAAGCAGCCAATATTGGAATTGATGCACTCCGCATTGCGGTTCACTGTACAGAGGCTAATATATCACAACAATATTTTGAAGAAGCGAAAAAGCAAAATCTGGATGCTTACGGATTTTTAATGATGAGCCACAGTACAACACCGCAGCGTTTAGCGGAAGAAGCGAAGAAAATGGAAGAGTACGGTGCAGATGGTGTATATATCGTCGATTCTGCCGGCGCATTAGTGCCAAAAACAGTCATTGAGCGGGTCAATGCTTTAAAAGAGACATTGTCAATTCAAGTAGGGTTCCATGGTCACAATAATTTAGGGTTGGCGGTTGGAAACTCGTTAACAGCAATTGAACACGGAGCAACATTGATTGATGGGACGCTACGAGGACTAGGTGCCGGTGCTGGAAACGCGCCATTGGAAGTCCTTATTGCCGCAATGGTGAAATCGAATATCGAAACACCGATTGTCCTTTCAACACTGATGAATGCTGCGGAAGAATTAGTGGCACCAGAAATGCATTACTTGCCATTTATTGACCGTGAAAATTTATCGTCAGGGTATGCTGGTGTGTACAATAGCTTCCTGTTACACGTAAGAAAAGCTGCAGAAAAATTCCAAGTCGATGCGGTAAGTATTATCGAAGAACTTGGGAAACGAAATGCCGTTGCAGGACAGGAAGACTGGATCATCGATGTGGCAATGGAACTATCTTCAAAGAAAGTTGAGGTCTGA
- a CDS encoding 2-keto-4-pentenoate hydratase, which produces MANAQGFAEMLLEAEQTKAPIEPFTQLAPTISLKQAYEIQLAYVEQKKQAGHKVIGKKIGATSKAIQNMFNVNQPDYGHLFDYMLYKSGDTINIDQLIQPKVESELAFVLKEDIKGPHITPLDVLLAIDYIVPAFEIIDSRIADWRIRFEDTVSDNGSSGLVVLGDQRLSIYDIDLTTIGLNTYQNGELIEMGTGSNVLGNPVNSAVWLANALQQFNVPLLAGEVILTGAFTSALPIEKGDHFKAAFGQIGSVEVKFV; this is translated from the coding sequence ATGGCAAATGCACAAGGTTTTGCAGAAATGCTTTTGGAAGCCGAGCAAACGAAGGCGCCGATTGAGCCGTTCACACAGCTTGCGCCTACAATTTCCTTAAAGCAGGCTTATGAAATCCAACTTGCCTATGTAGAGCAAAAAAAACAGGCTGGCCATAAAGTCATCGGTAAAAAAATCGGCGCTACGAGTAAAGCAATTCAAAATATGTTCAATGTCAACCAGCCGGATTACGGTCATTTATTCGATTATATGTTGTACAAATCGGGAGATACGATTAACATCGATCAACTGATACAGCCTAAAGTCGAATCAGAGCTGGCCTTTGTTTTAAAAGAAGATATTAAAGGACCTCATATTACACCTTTGGATGTATTACTGGCAATTGATTATATTGTTCCGGCATTTGAAATAATCGACAGCCGTATTGCAGACTGGCGAATCAGATTTGAAGATACGGTATCAGATAACGGCTCTTCCGGCTTGGTCGTTTTAGGGGATCAGCGTCTGTCAATTTATGATATTGATTTAACAACAATCGGTTTAAATACGTATCAGAACGGCGAACTCATTGAAATGGGCACGGGAAGTAATGTTTTGGGCAATCCGGTTAATTCTGCGGTTTGGTTAGCGAACGCATTACAACAGTTTAATGTCCCGCTACTTGCCGGCGAAGTGATTTTAACTGGCGCGTTTACATCAGCGCTACCAATTGAAAAAGGGGATCATTTTAAGGCAGCCTTCGGACAAATTGGTTCTGTTGAAGTGAAGTTTGTATAG
- a CDS encoding 2-keto-4-pentenoate hydratase, producing MTSITKLSVVDELYWAEKNAQTLEQFANKIDGFSEREAYEIQQLLVDKKIEQEQTEQIGWKLGLTSKAKQQMMGVHEPSYGVLLKNMYLIEGGKHDLAPYIHPKLEPELAFVLKKPLKGSPTLEEVIDAIDFVLPAFEIIDSRFERFKFTLLDAIADNSSSSRYILGNRPIKLDADFIDALGVVYYKNGEIVASTTSGAVMQNPLISIQWLAEKLHERNLHLKPRDLILSGSISEAIEIKPGDFFHASFQSLGTISVSFTGGAGECHSSK from the coding sequence ATGACGAGTATTACTAAATTATCGGTTGTAGATGAGTTGTATTGGGCTGAAAAAAATGCGCAAACACTTGAACAGTTTGCCAATAAAATAGATGGATTCTCGGAGCGTGAAGCTTATGAGATTCAGCAGTTACTAGTAGATAAAAAAATAGAGCAAGAACAAACGGAACAGATTGGGTGGAAGTTGGGATTAACATCAAAAGCAAAACAGCAGATGATGGGAGTTCATGAACCGTCATATGGTGTGCTTTTGAAAAATATGTACTTAATCGAAGGCGGTAAACATGATTTAGCACCATATATTCATCCAAAACTGGAACCTGAACTCGCTTTCGTTTTAAAGAAACCGTTAAAAGGTTCTCCCACTTTAGAAGAAGTAATCGATGCAATTGATTTTGTGCTGCCGGCATTTGAAATCATTGATAGTCGATTTGAACGCTTTAAGTTTACTTTACTTGATGCGATTGCCGATAATTCATCCTCGAGTCGGTATATTTTGGGCAACCGTCCAATAAAACTAGATGCCGATTTTATTGATGCATTAGGGGTTGTTTACTACAAAAATGGGGAGATCGTTGCTTCGACAACATCTGGCGCTGTGATGCAAAATCCGCTTATTAGCATTCAATGGTTAGCGGAAAAGCTGCATGAGCGGAACTTGCATTTAAAACCACGCGACTTAATTTTAAGTGGGTCGATTAGTGAAGCGATCGAAATAAAACCGGGAGACTTTTTCCATGCAAGTTTCCAAAGTTTAGGAACGATTTCGGTTTCATTTACTGGAGGTGCGGGCGAATGCCATTCATCCAAGTAA
- a CDS encoding tautomerase family protein, with amino-acid sequence MPFIQVTILEGRTPEQKERLIEQLSKTASDVLDAPIETVRVHLQETAATHWGIAGKSVAKRRETDANN; translated from the coding sequence ATGCCATTCATCCAAGTAACGATTTTAGAAGGACGTACACCCGAACAAAAAGAGCGTCTTATTGAACAATTGAGCAAAACAGCCAGCGATGTATTGGATGCACCAATAGAAACAGTCCGCGTCCATTTACAGGAAACAGCTGCAACACATTGGGGCATAGCAGGGAAATCCGTTGCCAAAAGGAGAGAGACAGATGCTAACAACTGA
- a CDS encoding aldehyde dehydrogenase — translation MLTTEKEVLTVNHFINGQYRQSATKKTFEVHDPSNQRLIAIVSEASEEDVTEAANSARQAFEHSEWRTMPLAERCAKIRRMADIIVERKEEIARLEAMDVGKPYQHAVGSDIPRAAHNLRFFADFVEKQGDEAYPMDENFINYTRYEPVGVAGLITPWNAPFMLTTWKLGPCLAAGNTAVIKPAELTPLSVSLLGEIAQQAGIPDGVVNVIHGSGKTVGTWVTEQPEIDLISFTGSTVTGKQIIKNGADTLKKTSFELGGKAANIIFEDADLSKAVPTSIQAAFLNSGQVCLAGSRILVQRTILDEFLEKFKAAAEALVVGDPQDPKTTTGPLVSKVQYDKVNYYIELAKEEGAKLITGDQPLQLSDDLAKGYYIAPTIFLHHDPNARTCQEEIFGPVVTILPFDTEEEALAIANNTDYGLNGVIWTENLKRAHRVSHAVRAGTIWVNCWFVRDLRVPFGGFKKSGVGREGGRHSIEFFTEAKNICISLN, via the coding sequence ATGCTAACAACTGAAAAAGAAGTGTTAACGGTTAATCATTTTATTAATGGACAATACAGACAATCCGCAACAAAGAAAACATTTGAAGTACACGATCCTTCCAACCAACGTTTAATTGCGATTGTTTCGGAAGCATCCGAAGAGGACGTTACAGAAGCTGCCAACAGTGCGCGTCAGGCTTTTGAACATAGTGAATGGCGTACAATGCCGTTAGCGGAGCGTTGTGCGAAAATTCGCCGGATGGCAGATATTATCGTTGAACGAAAAGAAGAAATTGCCCGCCTTGAAGCAATGGATGTAGGAAAGCCTTATCAGCATGCAGTCGGCTCCGATATCCCACGTGCTGCCCATAATTTGCGTTTCTTTGCAGACTTTGTAGAGAAGCAAGGGGATGAAGCGTATCCCATGGATGAAAACTTTATTAACTATACACGCTATGAACCGGTTGGTGTAGCAGGCCTAATTACACCTTGGAATGCACCATTTATGTTAACGACTTGGAAATTGGGCCCATGTCTTGCAGCTGGGAATACAGCTGTCATTAAACCGGCAGAATTAACGCCATTATCGGTTTCGCTTCTTGGAGAAATTGCACAGCAGGCAGGCATTCCTGATGGTGTCGTAAACGTGATTCATGGAAGCGGAAAAACGGTTGGTACATGGGTAACGGAACAGCCTGAAATTGATTTGATTTCATTTACAGGATCGACTGTTACAGGTAAACAGATTATTAAAAATGGCGCGGATACATTGAAGAAAACTTCCTTTGAGCTTGGGGGGAAAGCAGCGAATATTATTTTCGAAGATGCGGATTTATCAAAAGCTGTACCGACATCGATTCAGGCAGCATTTTTAAATTCCGGGCAAGTTTGTTTAGCCGGTTCACGCATATTAGTGCAGCGTACAATTTTAGATGAGTTTTTAGAGAAATTTAAAGCAGCAGCAGAGGCACTAGTCGTTGGCGATCCACAAGACCCGAAAACGACAACTGGCCCACTAGTGAGTAAAGTGCAATACGATAAGGTAAATTATTATATTGAATTAGCCAAAGAAGAAGGCGCAAAGCTGATTACAGGTGACCAGCCGCTGCAATTATCGGATGATCTGGCGAAGGGCTACTATATCGCCCCGACGATTTTCCTGCATCATGATCCGAATGCACGTACATGTCAGGAAGAAATCTTTGGACCAGTCGTAACGATCTTACCGTTTGATACGGAAGAAGAAGCTTTAGCAATTGCAAACAATACCGATTATGGATTAAACGGTGTCATTTGGACAGAAAATCTGAAGCGTGCACATCGTGTGTCACATGCTGTCCGTGCAGGGACAATTTGGGTGAATTGCTGGTTTGTTCGTGATTTACGTGTTCCATTTGGCGGCTTCAAAAAGAGCGGTGTTGGTCGAGAAGGCGGACGTCACAGTATTGAATTCTTTACAGAAGCAAAAAATATTTGCATCTCCTTAAACTAA